AGATCTTCATCATTACAATTCATAATTGTAGATTATTATTCAACAAATACAGCAAGTTTAATTCtccaatattttatttaatagttAACAAAATCATAGAAGTTTTCTTATGTGGATATATTTATTAATGATTATCTGGTATTCATAGTTAGgttggaatttttttttaaatctttttgataCTATTTATAGTGTTCCATGCTGCAGGCCAAGGTGGGCATAAGCTATATCATAGCGAAGTCATCGACTACGCTCAGTAAGTAAAATTGTAAATCTCAttgtcatttttttattattgatttttattatattttaagaatatattattatttatatagctTTTAATttgtagaaaaaataaattttttggaaTCAAAATTGAAGTTTTAGATAGGAATGATGCTCATTGTCTTAAACTTGATGTATGAAGCTGTTTGTTGTGTCATTGTTAAGTACCAAGTATTTTGTATTTAATGAATATATTTCTAGAGAGGAGAAAtaagattaagataattttttaagagaaaaattatatatttcaaaaaaatttatcttttatgattatatttattaattattttttatcatcgtTTTAGTAGAATCTGCTGCTTAGCATAGGTTACTTGTTAGGGAAGGCCGAATTACATGGAGTATCTCATATCACGGTATGGCGAGGATCCGTCCTCTCAGCTCCTCCTTGACCTTAAGGAATGGCTCAGGGCCACCAAAAGGATGAGTAGGAGCCGGATCATAAGATTCGGCCATAGCATCAATCCTTCAGCAGCTCGATACTCTTCATTAACATCCTCCTCTCAGGGCTCGACGATCCAGACGTGGGCTAACGCACATGTGGAGGATCGATCGTGGAGAGATTTTGGAGCTAGCGATCTCAGAGCTTCCGAGACACCGTTCGCGATACGATCATTGAGATTCTCTAGGATCTGAATCTACGCGATCAGCTAGATTCGTTGTCACAGTTATCACAAcagataagtctattaataattttttttacttgttttaaaattttatatttaaaaattttacatatttAGATTTGAGTCTGGAAAGGAGATCTAgaggataaaaattcaatctaaccattcaaACGATGGACCGGAGGTGTCTATACCTCCGTATCATAAAATAAAACGTATAAGAATAATCTGTTTGAAAATTgaagtagtatatcgaaatatgcATCTGCGTATCAATATATACGTTTTCGTATTAAAatctattaataatattttatttttcttcattacagGATGTTGGAACATCTGGCTCTCATCCTTCAGCTACTAGAGAGGATGtacagaagtaggaggaggatgaggaggacaacAAAGAGGATCTTatatgatttatatatatatatatatatatatatatctattaataatattttatttttcttcattacagGATGTTGGAACATCTGGCTCTCATCCTTCAGCTACTAGAGAGGATGtacagaagtaggaggaggatgaggaggacaacAAAGAGGATCTTatatgatttatatatatatatatatatatatatatatatatatatatatatatatgtatatgtaatttttaaacttgtaaagaagtataaatttataaaattataaaatttatatttttaattaatataattaattttttatttatgattatattaaataattattattttatttataataaattaaccaATCCTGCTCTCATCCCACTGGTCCCCACTCCAACCTCAAGGTCTCAGATGCCATTTACCGCAGCCATAAGTTCTCTTGCTCTCCTGCCAGAACAAAACAGAGTAGAAGCCATCTGCCACCATGGTCCTTACCATTTTACCCATCTGTGGCAAAGCCCTTGGGGAGGAGAACTTGCCCCATTCTCCAACCTACAGTTGGAAGGGGAAGGGCTCCTCCCTTAGTCAAAGGCAAAGCCCTCAAACCCTTCCCCCTCCTCTCAAAaccctttctttcctcctccaaccaAACCTTTCACATGTAACCTCCCATACACCCAGCATTAAATGCTCCAAACCCCATCAAAACCCCCTCCCCTTTCCTTTAAAGTGCAAACAGAACCAGAAACGAGAGAATATCATCATTCCTCCCCTTTGTCAAGCCCCCCCATAAGAGATGGCTTCTGCCTCTGGAGCCCTCTCCCACACCTTTCTCCTCCTACTGCTCCTCCTAATAGCTTCCATATCCCCCAGAGTATCCATGTCTCATGTGTGTTCTTCCTTCTCTTCACCTCTCACTGTTCTGTTTCTGATCTCTCCAAATTGAGCATTGatcacctttttttcttttcttcttcattcAATCCTCTATCTTAGTTGTTTCTAATGGGAATGTTGGAATTTTGTGGCAGGTGGCGAGCCAGCCAATGGCGGCGATGAAGCCGGTATCGGGGCCGAAATCGATGGTGCTCGATGAAATGCTGCTGCAGCAAAGGCGGCGGCTGAATAGCTTCCGGATTTGTGCCCTCTGCACTTGCTGTGGAGGCCCCAGGGGCCTCTGCCTGCCTTCCCCCTGCTGCTATGCCATCAAGTGCAACATACCCAACAGGCCCTTTGGCTTCTGCTCCTTCACACCCAAGACTTGTAACTGCTTTGGATGCCACCTTTAAGTTTCCCTGCCCTCCTCTCCTAAATTATatcatctatcttctcttagtCATGAGTCATTGTGTTGGGAGTGTCAACTGTGAAGAAAGGATATCTGTTTTAATCTCTTTGTTTCTTTTGTATTGGTTTATTGTATAAGCATGTGCTGCATTGCATAAGGTTCTGCTGATAATATATAAAGTACATGGGCCTTCTTTCTTTTACTGCTTTGCATTTTTGGACTGGAAGTTTAGTGTTGAACATATTAGACTTCAAAAGGAGAGTGGGAAAAGAGATGAGTTCGCTTGTTTGTTTTGCTTTTAATTTCATGAGGGCTTTCATTTTCACTGGCTTTGATATTGTCAGAAGTGATGTGGATTCCTAGTCTTCTTATCCAAAAAATGATAATTGTGTTAATGAGTGCGGAGAGCTTCAATGGGTAACGAGGAAGGGGTGTTGGAAGTTGTCAATGTGCAACGGTACAATTGTCTGTGCAACCAAAAGTGCCAAGGTAGGGGGAAGTTGAGTAGAGATTCCTATAGTTTTCCTATCCAAAAGATGATTATTGTGTTAATGAGTGTGGAGAGCTTGAATAGGAAACAAGGAAAGGGTGTGGGAAGTTGTCAATGCGCAATGGTACATTGTCTGTGTAACTAAAAGTGCTAATGTGGGGGAAAGTTGAGTAGAGATTCCTATAGTTTTCCTATCCAAAAGATGATAATTGTGTTAATGTGTGTGGAGAGCTTGAATAGGTAACAAGGAAAGGGTGTTGGAAGTTGTCAATGTGCAATGGTACATTGTCTGTGCAACAAAAAGTGCTAAGGTGGGTGGAAGTTGGGTAGAAATAACTATAGTTTTCTTACCCAAAAAATGATGATTGTGTTAATGAGTGAGGAGAGCTTGAATAGGTAACAAGGAAAGGGTGTGGGAAGTTGTCAATGTGCAATGGTACATTGTCTGTGTAACTAAAAGTGCTAAAGTTGGTGGAAGTTGGGTAGAGATAACTATAAGTTTTTTAGCCAAAAAATGATGATGGTGTTAATGAGTGAGGAGAGCTTGAATAGGTAACAAGGAAAGGGTGTGGGAAGTTGTCAATGCACAATGGTACATTGTCTGTGTAAGTAAAAGTGCTAAGGTGGGTGGAAGTTGGGTAGAGGCATTAAAGATTACAATTATGTGGTAGGGTTGGATTGTGTGATTCTTGTGAGGATGGGCTATTATTCGGTTACTTTTCTTCTCTGAGCATGATGTGCTTGTTAGAATGTAAGtgcataaaatattttgaagGGAGATAATAGTGTGTCTTAAGTTAAAGGTTCTTTTTGCTTTCTCAAGTCTGGTACAGGAGCATTTTGTAAACAGTGAAGTTGGAAGAAACCAAAAACATCATTAGACTTTGTCTGTTCTTTTATGTTGGGATCAATGAAGAAAATGTTTCCCTTTCTAAATCTTCTGTGCAATAATATCTTTGGAATTATTTACTAGAAAAGAGTTCAAATAGGTTTGCTTAGAATTATCTGGGGAGCTGccaaatcttaatttttttaatcaagtaGGTGAACTTGTTGCTGTCCCATGCATGTGAACTCTCTTGAACATGGTAGGCTTGATGAATGATGACCCCACAACCTTTATTGCAGTTTGTTGTTGCCATGCATGACATGGAAGGGTTGTTCATCTCTGTATGCATTGTGTACAAGAGCGAAGCTTGTGTGGTGGATATACACATACTGCAATGAGGACATCACGGAACTCTTTTGTGGCAATTGTGGTTGGTACATAAACCCCTAAACTAGAGCTTTCACAATGAAGTTTTATGTCATAATCTGTAGGCGAGCAAGGGAACATTAGAAAACATGACCTTTACTATGGTTTAAAAAGTCTACTTTGAATAGGGAGTTATGACTTGTAGTGCAGGGAAGAGGAGGGAAATGATGTAACATCACTACAAATTTACTTATAGCTTTCCTGTTAGTCACTCAAAGCATTTTGCCTCTGATGTGCTTAACTCAGtaaagaaaagaggaggaatATAAACACAATTAATGATGCCTAGAGAGTAGATCATGTCAGTTTGGTCTCCAGGACCTAATATTACTCCAGAAAATGTTTGTGGAGAATGGAGAGAAGAATGCCTCTCGGGGATGGGAGCTTTACAAATGATTTTCTTGATCTGTAGGGCATTATAGTTTTCTTTTTCGTTATCTTCATCCAATCATGAGATTTAGATGTTTTTCATCAGCTGCTTTGTCTTAGAGAGTCACCTTAGTGTGTGCTCCACTCTGATTTGTGTCTCCTTCTAGCCTGCAAACAAGAAAATGTCTTCTAGATAGGATACTCTTCTGGTAGTCacattgtttcctttttcttaagaaagaaaatattttaaatgcCCTGAATGCCTTATCTCGCCATCTAGAATCCTTTTTTTGTCATTGACTCATTTTGTCCAGAATTATATCCAACTGATGGTGGGAATTTCATGCCATTGCTGCATCTAAGACCTTGATTTATACTTGAATTCCACAGAGACACAACAGTGTGAGAAAGATGAGAACTCTCATTTGCTAATTCTTTAGAGATCCCATTGATCATGGCTGGTCAAGAATTTAGATAACTagaaattagaagaaaatatgCAGAGAGAATCTGCAGTTACTGATATATTTGTCTTCTTTTCATGTAAAAAGCACATATACACATGCAAGAGGCAGTGAAAACAATCAACCACAAGATTCAACATCGATTATTATATATACCAGTATCTCACAGGTGTCACGCACTGGAATGAAACTAGCAGCTCCAGTATTCACATCTTATAAAGTAACAACTATAGCCATTGCCACTGGAGTAGCTAATAGATGGCCCAGATAGGCCCCATCTCAATGCATATCAAGCCAGTCCATTAGTGCATTCCCTCTGTGAAAGCACTGAGTAGCTTGAAAGGATGCACAGGTACCCTGCTTGCTCCAGATATCCAGTAACATTGGGTGGTAATGCTTGTCGCTGGAGTCCATTCAATGTAGATTTTTTCGCCGTGGGGGAATCATCTTTTAGCTAGATCAGGGACACTTGAAACTTTTGTTTACCAATAGGATCCCCTTTTCAGGCTGCTTGCAGTTCGGCACAAGGAACAGAGCATGGTTGGAGACTTCTGCAGTCGCCATGCAATATGTGACTACCTGCCGCCCGCACTGATCGAGGGCCTTTCTCTCGTACTGCACCACTAAAGTTCACGTTTTGATTACTCCAACAATGGCGATTGGCGGAGGATtatttatggaaaaaaaaaaaaaacgttgaatatttgaaaatttttaatttcattcttaATTTCAATTTAGtacgattaaattatttaattttttttaatttatttaatttaaattttaattataaattttatttgacTATTACGATGGAATTGTTATGTGATACTGCTTCATCCTATTTTGTTACATAAGCAGGTCGTATGATAGTACGTGATAATTCTATCATAGCAGCAAAACGGAATTCACAGCTAAGATAcgaattgaaaattttgaaagttTAGCGATTACATTAAGTTGAAGGTTAGAAGGAAATTGAAAATCTCCAAATGGTTCGAAGACTTTTGGGATAATTAATCTCATTTACAAATAAACaagtttttgaaaaagaaagggaGCTGACAGCCATGGTTTCTTCACCGCGTGTGGAAGGGCCAAGATGTTATTTCAATTCCTTTGCTAGCTTCGAAGGCCTATTCTTTAGGgggtaaaaaaattatctaaaaatttataatttttttggataactattttctaaatattttttaaataaaaaattaatttatttatatttttttacatatattatTTTACATTATTATTTTTCTGGACATGTTAAAGTTTTTGACTATATTTTCTATGtgtgatattatatataatatagataatatattatgttataatagGATTTTGCTTTGGtgctttttaatattattttctgACAAGGCAAGAAATATCTTAACCAGTCGTCCTATAAAGATATTTAGAGAATTTTCTCTTGAAGACTcgacaaaaaaattaaataggggttaacatttttttatcttttattattttttaataaaaatatttttttattatttttttgaatgggGTGGGGTCAAGTTGCCTTTACTGTTCCAACGCTATCGTCACATGCATCATGGTAACACCTGCATTACT
Above is a genomic segment from Elaeis guineensis isolate ETL-2024a chromosome 1, EG11, whole genome shotgun sequence containing:
- the LOC105038848 gene encoding uncharacterized protein is translated as MASASGALSHTFLLLLLLLIASISPRVSMSHVASQPMAAMKPVSGPKSMVLDEMLLQQRRRLNSFRICALCTCCGGPRGLCLPSPCCYAIKCNIPNRPFGFCSFTPKTCNCFGCHL